A genomic window from Punica granatum isolate Tunisia-2019 chromosome 2, ASM765513v2, whole genome shotgun sequence includes:
- the LOC116197338 gene encoding uncharacterized protein LOC116197338 isoform X1, with the protein MEVATRSSHTSEKKPPLESCPSVDEGKMVPEKKDTSTTVFVNHAAIAWHENRRKWIRDQPQRTQRPTKDQIISWSTTYEELLSTNEPFSEPIPLQEMVDFLVDIWHDEGLFD; encoded by the exons ATGGAGGTTGCTACCAGGAGTTCCCATACCAGTGAAAAGAAGCCACCTCTTGAGTCCTGCCCATCAGTAGATGAAGGAAAAATGGTCCCAGAGAAGAAAGACACGAGCACCACTGTATTCGTCAACCACG CTGCGATTGCTTGGCATGAGAATAGAAGAAAATGGATCAGAGATCAGCCTCAGCGTACACAAAGACCAACCAAGGATCAAATTATAAG CTGGTCAACAACCTACGAAGAGCTTCTGTCGACTAACGAACCCTTCTCCGAGCCAATTCCTCTGCAG GAGATGGTCGACTTTTTAGTTGATATATGGCATGATGAAGGCCTCTTTGATTAG